From Psychrobacillus sp. FSL K6-2836, a single genomic window includes:
- a CDS encoding enoyl-CoA hydratase/isomerase family protein produces MAYTLAKREQLIILEIDRPAIHNAINMEVLEGFKELVHTVKNDNSIKLAVITGAGDKSFCSGGDLSVLHKLKTEKESYEMLSDTATILYDVATLTIPTIALVNGTAVGGGCEIATLCDYRLVKKEARCGFIQGQLAITSGWGGGTYLWEKGMRQDHTLQMLTEAVPYSSDKLQAIGWATEVFEGNKYIALEEFIQKMIMPHETVLKAYKMQLIRKWQQTKLFERIIEEVRTCSVLWEQETHHQAVDSFLSKKK; encoded by the coding sequence ATGGCTTATACGTTAGCAAAAAGAGAACAATTAATCATATTGGAAATAGATAGACCTGCAATACATAATGCAATAAACATGGAAGTCTTAGAGGGATTTAAAGAGTTAGTACATACAGTAAAAAATGATAATTCTATTAAACTAGCAGTAATTACAGGAGCAGGAGATAAGTCTTTTTGCTCAGGCGGTGATTTATCTGTTCTACATAAGTTGAAAACAGAGAAAGAATCGTATGAAATGTTAAGTGACACAGCAACTATTTTATATGATGTTGCTACACTAACCATTCCGACTATAGCATTAGTTAACGGCACCGCAGTAGGCGGAGGCTGTGAGATTGCAACTTTATGCGATTATCGATTAGTAAAGAAAGAGGCAAGATGTGGTTTCATTCAAGGTCAATTGGCAATTACTTCTGGATGGGGTGGAGGAACCTATTTGTGGGAAAAAGGGATGCGACAAGATCATACGCTCCAAATGTTAACAGAAGCGGTTCCCTATTCATCTGACAAACTCCAAGCTATTGGCTGGGCAACAGAAGTTTTTGAAGGAAATAAATACATTGCTCTAGAGGAATTTATACAAAAAATGATTATGCCACATGAGACTGTGTTAAAAGCATACAAAATGCAATTAATTCGAAAATGGCAACAGACGAAATTATTCGAACGAATTATAGAAGAAGTTAGAACTTGTTCCGTTCTATGGGAGCAAGAAACGCATCATCAAGCGGTCGATTCATTTTTATCTAAAAAGAAATAA
- the rpmF gene encoding 50S ribosomal protein L32, giving the protein MAVPARRTSKTVKRKRRTHFKLSVPGMVACSNCGEMKLAHRICKSCGQYKGKEVLSK; this is encoded by the coding sequence ATGGCAGTACCAGCTAGAAGAACTTCTAAAACTGTAAAAAGAAAGCGTCGTACACATTTTAAATTATCCGTACCTGGTATGGTTGCTTGTTCAAATTGTGGTGAAATGAAATTGGCTCACCGTATTTGTAAATCTTGCGGTCAATACAAAGGGAAAGAAGTATTGAGCAAATAA